A section of the Methanocaldococcus sp. FS406-22 genome encodes:
- a CDS encoding metal-dependent hydrolase — MNWKGHTILGIIFGLPFISSPEQIFLALAGALYPDLDHDVKEDIVKRGLLISGGIVLINILLYFFDRQLFNVDLFILGVSVLLIYLIPYFSDHRGLTHTFWSLLFVSFILGYLAYKLSFISSVFAGLISLLMVTNEVLLGRVMIFAVFAWAILDIIKLNPGIDGTLHYILPIIAGYLSHLVGDSMTPAGVRAFYPISNYKLRKKESIVLIAIWIIMAVYIWKDLIF; from the coding sequence ATGAATTGGAAGGGACATACAATATTGGGTATAATCTTTGGATTGCCATTTATTTCCTCACCAGAGCAGATATTTTTGGCTTTAGCTGGGGCTTTGTATCCAGATTTAGACCATGATGTTAAGGAAGATATTGTTAAAAGAGGGCTTTTGATATCCGGAGGGATTGTTCTTATAAATATTTTGCTGTATTTTTTTGATAGACAACTGTTTAATGTTGATTTGTTTATTTTGGGAGTTTCAGTTCTTCTAATATATCTAATTCCATATTTTTCAGACCATAGGGGCTTAACTCATACGTTTTGGTCTCTACTATTTGTATCCTTTATATTGGGTTATTTGGCTTATAAACTCTCATTTATCTCATCAGTTTTTGCTGGGTTGATATCTTTATTAATGGTTACTAATGAGGTTTTACTCGGTAGAGTGATGATTTTTGCTGTGTTTGCATGGGCTATTTTGGATATTATAAAATTAAATCCAGGAATTGATGGAACTTTGCATTACATATTACCAATAATTGCCGGATATTTATCTCATTTAGTTGGAGATTCAATGACTCCAGCTGGAGTTAGGGCTTTTTATCCAATATCTAACTATAAATTAAGAAAAAAAGAAAGTATTGTATTAATAGCAATATGGATAATAATGGCAGTTTATATTTGGAAAGATCTGATTTTTTAA